One part of the Leucoraja erinacea ecotype New England chromosome 17, Leri_hhj_1, whole genome shotgun sequence genome encodes these proteins:
- the LOC129705152 gene encoding uncharacterized protein LOC129705152, producing MAGLPMLLLHLTMLSAVSSDSVKQLPQILTVDAGEKAVFYCTFPFVRVNSGLQVRWWKGGERSYLEASSGQRHSFEIRNKVSAAFRLHDVRVTDSGRYYCSVQYKNKVQNGTGTELLVTVSDNPPQITSTLVRKGSSVFLRLLCTAAKSRSRELDIKWIVNGSEVDNSAELHVQPWPGDLFQVSSSLEEEHPARNGTVYTCRVSYPDKRVQNQVYVYKSDAEEAESAVVSWWIYICLGSGALLLTLLVTAICCVCKRKRRNDEYRNVREERTPPNHRMAPMTVDSRYLKKGIKPNQMNRKTRCPHVPPRGQREFSKVIYATPQHRK from the exons ATGGCCGGGCTGCCAATGCTGCTTCTACACCTGACCATGCTCTCGGCAG tTTCCAGTGATTCGGTGAAACAGCTGCCGCAGATTCTCACCGTCGACGCGGGAGAGAAGGCGGTCTTTTACTGCACCTTCCCCTTCGTGCGGGTCAACTCCGGGCTCCAGGTTCGCTGGTGGAAGGGCGGCGAGCGCTCCTATCTGGAGGCCAGCAGTGGCCAGAGGCACAGTTTTGAAATTCGGAATAAAGTCAGCGCGGCCTTCCGCCTGCATGATGTGCGGGTCACCGACTCCGGCCGCTATTACTGCAGTGTCCAATATAAAAACAAAGTGCAGAACGGGACCGGCACGGAGCTCTTGGTAACCG TTTCCGACAACCCACCGCAGATTACCTCCACCCTGGTTAGAAAAGGCTCCTCCGTTTTCCTGCGCCTCCTCTGTACAGCTGCGAAATCGCGGTCTCGGGAGCTGGACATCAAGTGGATTGTGAACGGTTCCGAGGTGGACAACAGCGCCGAGCTCCATGTCCAGCCGTGGCCAGGAGACCTCTTCCAGGTCTCCAGCTCTTTGGAGGAGGAGCACCCAGCTCGGAACGGGACGGTCTACACCTGCCGGGTCTCCTATCCCGACAAGCGGGTGCAAAACCAGGTTTACGTTTACAAATCTGACGCTGAAG AGGCAGAATCAGCAGTTGTTTCCTGGTGGATCTACATCTGTTTAGGGAGTGGAGCCCTACTTCTGACCCTGCTTGTTACAGCCATATGTTGTGTATGCAAAC GCAAAAGAAGAAACGATGAGTACAGAAATGTTCGGGAAGAAAGG ACACCACCTAATCACAGGATGGCTCCCATGACTGTGGATTCAAGGTATCTCAAGAAAGGCATAAAGCCCAACCAGATGAACAGGAAAACAAGATGTCCCCATGTCCCACCAAGAGGCCAGCGGGAGTTTAGCAAAGTTATTTATGCTACACCACAGCACCGAAAGTGA